CTTGTCCGTGGTGCAGGCGATGGCGATCCACTTGTCATCCCGCGTGCGAAAGTGACCATGCGGGCAGGCGACGAAACTGCCCGACCCCTCGCGCTCACGAATCTTGCCGTTCGCGCCGTACACCGCGGCGATTTCCTCCAGCACACGAAAGACCGACTCGTAGATGCCCACGTCGATCACTTGGCCATGGCCGGTGGCCTCACTGTGCCGCAGCGCAATGAGTACGCCGATCGCGCCGAACAAGCTGGCGATGTAATCACCCAGCGGTACGGTTCCGGGGAGTACCGGCGTCTCGCCCGGGAAGCCGGCGAGGTAGTTGAGCCCACCGAACGCCTGCGCGATATGGGCAAACCCCGAGCGCCGTCGGTACGGACCCGTTTGCCCGTATCCGGACACCCGCAGCATCACCAGCTTGGGATTGGCAGCGCGGATATCCTCCCACCGAAGGCCCCATTCCTCGAGCGTTCCCGGCCGGAAGTTTTCGATCAGGACATCGGATTTGGCGAGCAGCTTGAGAAAGAGCTGCACGCCTTCCGGTTGCCGCAGGTCGATCGTGACCGACTTGCGATTTCGCCCTTCACTCAACCACTTGAGCGTGGCGTCGGCCCGCGGCGATGGCGTACCGAAGCGTCGCATCGGATCACCAGCAATGGGGTGTTCAATCTTGAGCACTTCGGCGCCAAATTCGCCCAGGATCGATGCGGCGTACGGACCCGCGAGAAAATTACCGACATCAACGACGCGCACTCCGCGCAACGGCAGTGGCGTGGCGGGTTTGGCTTCAGGCAACTCCGGAGACCCCACGTGACGTGCTCCACATCGAAGACGGGACGGACATGACCACGGACGACCTGGCGAGCTGGCGCGGACGATCGGAAACGGTGCACGACGAATTGGCGTCGGCGCAGCTGCTCGCCGCCGCTGCCACCTTTGACGATGCCATCTTAACGTCCGACCGGCCCGCCACGATACCAGCGCTCTGGCATTGGTTCTACTTTTTGCCGCGCGCGCCGCACGCTCGGCTGTCACCGGATGGCCACCCCGAGCGTGGCGGATTCATGCCGCCCGTGCTCTTACCGAGGCGGATGTTTGCCGGGTCGCGTATGACGTTTCACGCACCGCTTCGCTTGGCCACGCCGGCACGTCGGGACGGCGTGATCCGTGAGGTCACGATGAAAGATGGAAAATCCGGGCCACTGGCGTTCGTGACCGTGGGGTACCGTATTTGGCAAGACGGGGTGCTGTGCCTCGAAGAGGAACAGGACATCGTGTATCGCGAACAGGGCGCGCCGGTGGCGGCACCGGTGCCGATCGCGCTCCCCGTCCCTCCCGCACACGCCATCACGCGCGACGTGACACCCGATCCGCGTCTGCTCTTTCGTTTTTCGGCGCTCACGTTCAACGCCCATCGCATTCACTACGACCGCGAGTACGCCACGCGCGTCGAGCAGTACCCCGGGTTGGTGGTACACGGGCCACTCACCGCGGTACTGCTTGCCAATCTCGTGCGACAGCACACGGCACGTGAGCTGGCGACCTTCTCGTTTCGCGGTGTCGCACCGTTGTTCGATCTCGCGCCGTTCCGCCTGGTGGCAATTCCCGATGGGGATACGGTGACGTGCCAGGCGCTCGGGCCCGACGGCAGGATCGCCCTCGAGGCGACAGCGACGCTCGCGCCGGCCTGAAGGCCCACCATGGCGTCACGGCACAACCTTTCCGCCGCCGCCCATGAGCTGGCGCATGAAATACGTGTACTCGAGCGCTGTCGTGTGCGCCTGTTGCTCAGCGTTGGCGCCCGACCCGTGGCCACCTTCGATCACTTCGTAGAACAGATACGGCATCCCGAGGTCCGCCATCTTCGCGGCAAACTTGCGAGCGTGCTGCGGTCCGACGCGATCGTCCTTGGTGGTGGTCCAGATGAGCGGCGTGGGATATGTCACGCCGGGACGGAGGTTGTGGAACGGCGAGATCGATGCGAGGAACGCGCGCTCGTCCGGCTTTGACACGGAACCGTACTCGCCTACCCATGACGAACCTGCCTGGATCTGCTCGAAGCGCAGCATATCGAGCAGCGGCACCTGAATGTCCACTGCGTTGAACAGCTCGGGATGCTGCGTCATCTCGACACCCATCAGCAGACCGCCATTGGAGCCGCCCATGATGCCCAATCGTCGCGGCGACGTGATCTTACGAGCAATGAGGTCCCGCGCCACGGCCGCGAAATCGTCGTAGATCACCTGTCGCTTGGTCTTGAGTCCGGCATCGTGCCAAGCCGGACCGAATTCGCCGCCGCCACGGATGTTGGCCACCACGAACGCACCGCCACGTTCGACCCACAGCTTGCCGGAGTTCGCGTTGTAGCTCGGTGTGAGCGAGACCTCGAATCCGCCGTACGCGTACAGGATGGTGGGGTTCGCGCCATCGAGCGGCATCGCCTTTGGATGCACGACGTAGTACGGCACCTTGGTACCGTCATTCGACGTGGCTTCGAACTGCTCCACCACCGCCTTGGATGCATCGAAGCGCGGCGCCAGCGACTTGATCGGTCGCGCCGTGGCCGTCGCTGCGTCGGCAAGCAAAATGCTGCTCGGCGTGAGATATCCGGTGACACTCACAAACGCCTGGGCGCTGCTCCGGTCGACCGCGATGACACCAGTGGATACGTTGGCCGGAAGTGCCATTGGGCGGTGCGCCCATACGCCGCTGGCCGTACGCGTGAATACCTGCACCGTGCCCTGCACATTGCGATCGACACCGACGAGCAGCGCGGCACGCGTGCCGGCGGCACCGGAGACCGACTCGCGCGGACCGGGCGCGTACACGCTCACCGGGGCGAGCGCCGTCGGCGTCTGCTGTGCCTTGGCCACGTCGAACGCCGCCAGCGCGCCACTGGGTATGGTGACGGTGCCTTCGTTCCACGGCTCGGCCAGCAGGACGATCACCTGCCCCTGAAAGAGCTCCACCGGCCGGGCCTTCGCCGGCATCGCCAGTCGTGCGACGTCGTTCGTGCGCACGAGGTAGTGCTCGAACTCGAAGGTGCTGAGCGGGCGGAGGATGAAGCTCGCACGATGGCCCTGCCCGTCCATCAGCGTGTACGGCGTCACGCCGTAGCCTCCATCATTTGCACTACCGCGGAAGAGCTCCGTTGCCTGAGCCAGCGACTGACCGCGCAGCACGCGCTTGACGATGAACGCGTAGCCGGATGTTGTCAGATCGCCGGGCTGCCATTCGCGCGCCACGAGCAGCGTGTCACGACCGGCCCACGCCACGCGCTGCTTTCCTTTGGACAGCTGGAAGCCGTCACGCACGAACGTCTTCGTCACCAGGTCGAACTCGCGCACCGTGCTGGCGTCCTCACCGCCATCGGAGAGATTCACCAGGCATCGTTGCTCGCCCGGTGAGTCGCAGTCCGCTCCCTGCCACACCCAGTTCGCCTTCTCCGACGCAGCGAGCGCATCGAGGTCGAGCACGGTGGTCCACATCGGAGTTGCTGTGCGATAGCTGGCCATCGTGGTGGACCGCCAGATACCGCGCACATGCGTGGCGTCCTGCCAGAAGTTGTAGAGGCGGCCGCCAATCATGCTCACGTACGGGAGACGATCCTTGGCCTGCGCCATGGCCAGCGCCGCTTGGTAGGTGCCCTCGTAGCGCGGATCCTTTTCCAGAATCGCCGACGTCTTGGCGTTCTCGGCACGCACCCACGCCATGGCGCTGTCGCCGAGCATGGCCTCCAACCACCGAAACTTGTCGGTAGTGTCGCGGGGGGCGGTCTGCGCGGGCAGCGCTGACGCCGAGGCGACGGTGACGAGCGCAACGCGGGCAAGAGACCGCAGGGTCAGGCGCATGGCGAAGAGCATGATGAGGCCGATGAGAGGGTCATTCACTTGGCTCGAGAAATCTGCGGCTTGGCTCGTCACGCGTCGAGAGCTGTCACGGCCCCGGCTCTTCATCGATACCGCGGCGTGTGCACTGTGTCGATGAACAACACGCCATCGTATTCGTCGCGGGGCACGAACTGCTCGGGTTGCGTACCCCAGGACAATCCCGTGATGCGATTCCACATCCACTCGGTGCCGCGCTCGCGACGCGCCCGTGAGAAATCGACGTACGCGTAGCGCCACGACGCCTGATGCAAGATCGACTCGAAGCTGCCGGTGCGCGAGCGGGCGATTTGATACGGCCGACGATCGTTCGCCGCGGCGGTCCCCCGGTACATGAACAATCCAATCGTATACAGCTCGCGCCGATGGCGCTCGGCGACCCACGTCCCCATGGTGCGCGCTGTCGCCATCGAGGAGTCGGCGGCCGTCGCGCGTGTGTTCTCGCGGTGCTGGATATGGAAGTTGTGCGCCCAGACGATGATCTTCTTGCCCGGATACAGCTCGTCACGCAGAAAGTCGAGATTGTTGGCCATGCCGAGGTCCCGGATCTCGGTGCCTTCCCGGTTGGGTCCAGCCGCGAGTTGGCGAACGAAGTACGTCATCGAGGTCGCCGCCTGCCGGCCGACCATCGCCGCGTTCGGGTCATCGCGGTGGGCGGCCTCGATCGCGCGCCGATGCGTGGTGATGAACGCGGCGAGCGAATCGTAGAAGGCGACCAATCGATCTTTGTTCGCGGCCGCATACTCCGGGCGCCGATTGGCAAGGAATACGGAGTCCGTCGTATACACGTGCCTGGCGTAGGCCGTGTCGATGGTCGATACCAGCGAACGCAGGACCCCGGGGCGCGCATTCGCCGTGAGCGAACTGGTCTGCTCGTCAAAGCCAGCCAGGATGAGCGGACGAGTCGTTCGCTGCGTCTCCTTGATGTACTCGAACAGCGGCACCACTTCGTCAGCGTGCCAGACGCCGAAGATGCAGGCGCGCATGAGCTCGAGCGCCGACAGTGACTGCACATTCTTCCGCGCGCGATCACACTCGAATGTCGAGCTCTCAAACGCCATCACGTCGAAGTCCATCTCTTCGTGGAGGTATTTGATGAGACGCACCTTGGCCAGACTGAACTCGGCGACACCGTGGCCACTTTCACCCAGTTGCACAATGCGCTTGCCGTTGAGCAGCGGCTTGAAGAACTGCAAGTCCGAGAAGTCGGTAGCACCCAGTGACCGGATAGGGCGAGCATTCTTCCGCATCCAGCCCGCGTACGCCGAGTCTTCGGAGATCACGACGCTGTCGCGCGGCACCGCCAACTCGGCGTCGGTCAGCAGCCGCGACATGTCTTCGGCTGTGCGGGGTGGAGGTGTGTACGACAACACCGTACGCGGCATGGGCTCGCCGAACACTTCGACGGTGATCGAGTCGAACCACGCGGTGCCGTCACCCGGATGGAGCAGCCCAAGGTAGATCGCCCCCGCGCCGGAGTCGACGGGCAGCTCGATGACGTGACGCGTCCACGGTGTCGTGCCACGGGGCCCGCGAGACGCCATGTTGTCGAAGGCCAGCGGCGCGGCGCCGTTCGGCGCGTCCACTCGCATCCAGAATCCGGCAAATCCTGTAGTAATGCCTTCGGTGCGGATGTAGCCGCTGAGTCGCAGCCGTCGTCCGGCGGCGACGGCCACAGGAAAGGGCTGATTGGCCACAGCAAACTTACGCGAGTCCTCGGTATATCCCGCAGGTCCGATCCATCGCGTGCGCAAGCTGAATCGCCCCTCCATTGGTGAGACGGAGTCGGCAACGAGTTCGAACCCGTCGCCGCCCAGTCCCCATCCACTCGGCCTGCCGCCGATGCCTTGGGTCTCGAAGCCGAGGTTCACGAGTTGCTGTGCGCTGGCGGCGGAACTACCGACTACCGAGAGGACGGCCGCGAGGACACATCGGAGAGAAAGCACTTGGATCATCTCCACACTAGAAATTGAATACTGCGGCGTGCCCCGAAATCGCTGGAGGAAGCGTACCGTGAGAATGCGGACCTAGTTCCGTGCGCGCTTAACGCCAATGTATAGAACGGGCCCAGCTAGGCTCCTTACGCGCCGCCCTGTCGACAGCAACGACCGTCATGTGGTGGGCGCGGCCACGACGCCTAGATGAGCTCGATATTTCATTCTTGATGAAATCAGCGTGACGGATAACGCTGAATGTGCTTGCGAGCGAAGTCCATGTACCTGACGGTTCGCAACAGATCCTCGCCGCATCTCGTGATCTTGGAGCGCCGCACACGCGTCCGCAACTCTCGTCGCCGCGAGCACTCGAGCCCGCCAAACGCAAAACACCCCGCGCCGTTCGGTACGGGGTGTTCGCACTTACGGATGGAGTGAGATTCGAACTCACGGTACGCTTTCACGCACACACGCTTTCCAGGCGTGCGCCTTAAACCACTCGGCCATCCATCCTGAATACTGATCCCTCACCTGCACCTGCCACTGCTTCCTGATAGACGAACGCGCCGGCGCGGGGTTCCACGACGGCGCGTCCACTCCCAGTTCCTGCTAATCGCTTGTCGCACACACAGCACCTGCTGCAGCGGACAGGGTGAGATTCGAACTCACGATACCGTTGCCGGTACGCCGGTTTTCGAGACCGGTGCCTTCAACCACTCAGCCACCTGTCCAACTCGCTCAAAAACGTTTAAACAGTTGCAAAACAACGATTTAATCGCAAATCGAGACGATCTTCTTCCCCCTAGACGTGCTTCTTGGGCCGATATAATGGCTCAAAAAATTGATAAAATGGGGACAGAGTGGGGACAAATATTACCAGTCCGTTTAACCACTCAGAACTCGTAGACTAAGTGGCTAGCGGGAGCGTGTCAACTCGCAGCGAAAGGCCGTAAGAATGACACCTGACTGTGCCCTAGCTTCTGGTGTTCGCGCTGGATGACGCAGCGATGACGACCCTGCCGAAGATTCCCACCCATGCCGAATAGACGACCAATACCCGCCCTACTCGATTTAAACGACGGGGAAATAATCGTCTGTAACTCCGCTATCGAGGCCGAATTTCTGGCGCTGGTCTGGATGGCGTATCACGGGAATTCAGCAGCCTTCGCAACCCTGAGACAACGCGGAACGCCACCGATACCGACTTTCCCGAACAACTGAGCTACCTCTTTTCGGCGTCGTCGGTTCCGCTGAAATGAGCTAGATACGGTCGCCTATTGTGGCGGCAAATGCGCTTCCCAGAATTCGACCAGCTGATCGGCTAAGTGAGAAACCGTCTCCAGCTTTCCCGATGAGAGGCGAACGTGAAGACCATCAAACGCGAAGGCGTCAGCGCTAAACATCGACGAGAACGCGTTTGCGCTAAATGCCCCATCCCGATCCTCGATGTCCGACACACTGGTATGACGCTTGTTCGTCAATACGAAATGCTTCGCACCATTTGCCACGTGATCCGCTATTTGTAGAATGGAATTTTCATCTCGCAACGATCTTCGAATCGAAGCTTCTGAGGGGTCAGGATACATCCAGTCAAGAATATGCCACGCGGTCACGAAGAAATCATATGCTGCATACGTGTCGTGAGCGTCCAGCCGAATCCGATTGCGATCATGTACCAGCTTGGCCAACAAATCTCGCGGTTCTACAAGCGGTCCAAAACCTTTCATATAAGCTCTTTATCAAAGTTGACCGCCAGAGGCCGAGCGTGCTGCTTCCGCTAAGTCAGCAGCTTACGTAGCTCTTCGATTGCATATGGCTCGCGACGCGAATGGATCATCGCGTGGCAGTTAGCGCAGACAGGCCGAAGGTCGCGAACGGGATCGAGAATGTATTCGACGCCAGTTTCGGCGAAACGTTTGGCAAGCTCAGCCATGGTGACTAGGTGGTGCACGTGGATGTACCCGTGCCCCATTGCACCGTACGCAATCCCGAAGTCGAAGCCGCAGACCAAACAGGCGGCACCATAGTGGGCGATGCACTCTTTCCGAGCCGCTCGGCTTCTCTCGTATTTATTGACCGTGACCTGCCGACCGGCCCCGACCGGATACTGGCCAACAGAGTCATCCAGTTCCTCGGGAAGTTTGCTGTCATCGGCGGCGGACGGATCCAGCACGTCCCACACGATTTGGATGGGTACCGAGTCCGTCACGGCGACTGGGACACCGACTCCGGCATACGTGAAGGGACCCCGATCTAAGGAGCGCCAGAAGATATGCGTGGTCACTTCACGGCTTAGCATCGGCGCAATCTTGGCGTCGGTCCGTTTTGAGTTGGTCGTCCCGAACCAGCGGAATCGATCAGACCGGAGCCACTCATTCTGGTAGTCGTGCCCCGTGCGGCCCGCTGCATTGACCGCAGCGAAGATGAACATTTCGTCCCCTTCGCGGTGGTAGCCGGTCAGCCAGTCGCCGGAAGGTTTCGCTTCTATACCAAGGGCACGTGTAATGTCACTGCGGGTATAGGAACGATTTGGATGAAAGGAATGACGCTCCCTTGCGGCCCATAGAGTTTCAAGCGCAAGGTATGCTTCCCCGTTGATACTGGTTCCCGACGACGGGATTGCCCAATTGATCTGGGAGAGTGCCCCTTCTGAGTTACGAGGATCGAGCGGCTCCGATTCGTCCGCAAGCACCGTATCAAAAAGCACCTCGACATAGTTCGCCGTCCCCCCCTTCGCGGCTAGCTCATCGTCCCAATGGGGTGCTTCGAAGGGAGAAGAGATCGTCCAGCCACTCGCGACGAATCCGCGTGGTTCGGCACCTTGCTTTAGAAGAAATGCGCGAGTGCCAATTGGAAGCGTACGGGTATTGCCGGAACTCCACCGCATGCGCACCGACTCGCCGCCATTAAACCTACGAACGACCTCGCTTCGGTCGGGCCATTCCCACCGATCAGGATTCCAAGTTAGGATGACCGCCCGTGTCTCGCCGGATGGGGAAACCTCCGACAGTCTGGTCCGGATGACAGTGAATCCGAGCGTATTCAGCGTCTTTTTGACGGTCTGCTCTCCCCCGCTGAAATCACTAGCAGCGAGCGGTACGCCAGATACGCTCGATACTCCGTGTGCCGCTCCAACGATTGCCTTCGAGTCGTAGAATCGACCGTTGTAGAACAGGAAGAATTCTCGCGCTCGACCGAAGCCATACTTCGCAAGAAAGGCTTCACGGCCAAGGCTGTCAAACTCGGCAATCGCTCTGAGTACTGCTTCACGGTCATCGACCAGCATTCAGTTCTCCAATGACTAAATGTTTGGTGTGAGATGGGTGTCGCGAACGTATCATCTGCCGCGAGCTTCATTCTTGTTCTACTGCCAAGCAAAAGATTTCCTTCGCTCCACAGAAGCCAAAGCCCGACTGAGACTACACGCGAAGCCTCAACCGCAGTTCGCCCAATTCTCGGAACATCTACGTCTAGGTTGGCTTAACCTCACCCCGCGTCTCGCTCGTCTACCGCATCTGCTGAGTAAGCGCATCTCTAGTTGCGTCTCACTTCGCTACAGCGCACTGTTACGCGCTTTCGTGACCTCTTTCGAACACGCGTCGAAATTTTCGAACTCATAGCCGACGCGCAGCCAAGCCGTAGAGCGATCAAGCGCATGCGCTTGAAGCGCAATCGTCTTAACATGACCTATGTTCATGCTGTCAGCTTTCTTCTCCCAGAGCGTAACGAACAAACGCTCCTTTTTTAGCAGGGCCATCATAAAGTCTTGGGGATCGTTCCAAATGCTTCCGGTTTGGAGAACGTTGTGTTCCTCACTTGGCTTCCCGTATTTCTCGCTGACGCCATCTTCAAGCGACTTGAATGATCCCATAAGGACCGTGCCGTGTGCATCTGATTCAATATTGCGACCGACCGCAATGATCTTGCACAGTCCAGCTGACCCAAACATGAGGGTATAGGACACAAACGCATCGTGAGTGCGAGGAACCTTCTCAACCGTGAAGAATCCCTGCTCGATCATGCTCCAACCAGATGTCGCCGCTTTCGCCGCCTGCTCGGACATGCCCATGCTGAGACCGAAAGGGCCATCTCGCACTGGCACTTCCGTCGCTGCCTGTTTCACGGGTTGGGCAGAGTTCTCGTCATTTTTAGTGGATGTATCCCCGTTACTACACCCACTCAGCTGGCCCACGATCAATCCCAGAACTGCGGTGCTAATCAGCTTTCGTCGCATGTTCACGTGACTCCTCCCTCTGATCCAATCTCGGGTCTTGGAACGATCCCGCAAGCCTTGGAAATTGGCCGGAGATTTGAGGTTCGTCAGCATTGATTGAGATATTTTCGTGGAACAGAAACTTCGATCAGGGTCGGTCTAATCTACGGACCACGCGCAGACCGCGGGAGGCCTTCCGGAGGGCGGTGCCAATCTGTATATGCATGCGGAGTTTCTGTGCCCCCATAGGGCTGCATTTACTCAGCGACTGACAGCTAAATCACAAGAGGCTGCAAAGACATTATGAGCTACGACATAGGTGCGATTGGAAAGGTGGAAGTTGTGGTTGATGGCCGCTGGACTTTGGAGGATCTGGCAACGTTCTCGAGCCATCTTAGCGAAACGTACGGGTTCGTTCTCTCGCTGAGTCTCGACAGCGAAGTGAAGCAATTCGGAGCGGCATATTCACGGTATCCGTTTGCGGGCGGGTGGAGCTACTACGATTTCTTCCGCGATCTGAATTTAATCATTGGTCCTGAGCGTCAGATTTCTGTTCGCAAGATTCAGTACGCCTCTCTCGGCGTCATTGAACTTACTGGGGCCACGGAACCGCTGAGGCAGGCATTAACGATAGCATTTCAGCTGGGTGTTACCGGCGTTGCCGTTCAGCGCCTGAGCGCCATCGTGCGCTCGATAAGCGGCACTATTAGACAGGTCCGCATAGACTGGGCGGCAGGAACAGACGCGGCCACGAACGCCGAGCGCAATAAAGTACAGCTACTACGCGATGCTTCCGCAACTCTAGGAGCAGAACTTGGCTTCTCGGAGGAACAAAGGCAGACTCTCTCACGACTCACTAACGATAGTCCGCTCTTGGCGGTGAAGCTGCTTCTTGCGGTGGCTCGACGTGCACTGAAGGCTCAGCGGATGCATTCTACAGGAAAGGTGGTGAAGGTAGATGTTGTAGATCGGACGACGCCTGTTGAAACGGAGCCGCCAGTCTAAGGAACGCTCTTGTCAATTGTTCACTTGATCGGGCTTGGGACTACCCATTCGACATCGAAATCTCTCGACAATCAGAAGAACAGCTCTTGGCAGCCGTCAGGCGCTTCTTCAATGCGTCGATCTCGACCTCCAAAGCTTCAAACGCAAAGAGAGATCATGGAAATCACGAATTGCCGTCCTTAGAAACGATTGCACTAGCCCGCCCGCCTGACGCGGCTTTTCATATCTTTACTTCACGACAAATCCTCGAGCTAGACAGGGTAGCTCCAACGCTCCAGCGCTCTGCAGCCTCCTGAAGCATCCCCAAAGGCATTAATGGCGTGCAGGGCGATAGGGATGAGAAGGGCGTCCGTGACCAGTTGTACCATAAAGACGCTACCCGATGACGCACCAATGACGCGAGATCGTACGCTGTAGCCATGATCAACGAACCGAGAATCATCGCCTCGCTGGACCTCGCTGATGGATTGCCGCCAATCGTCTGCAACAGTGTGCCAGAGGCCCAATTCCTCTCCGACGTATGGAGAGCCTATCATGGGGATGAAAAGGCGCTCAGACGCCTGATAGACCAGCCTAGGCCCCGTCACTCGTCCCAAGCCGCTTCGACCGGTAGATGGGTCATCGGCCAGAGCGATAGGCATGCTGGAACGCTATAATTCCCTTGAAAGGCAATCTGCTGACAGTAGCTGGCTCTCCGACGCTCCCTCGATACTTCGTGACCTCACATTCGACAGTTGTCGTCCGTGTTGGCGACCTCCAGCCGACTTTTCAGGCGGAAGTGCTACGGGCTTATGCCGACGGACACTGGAATGCGTCCGTCCT
This region of Gemmatimonas groenlandica genomic DNA includes:
- a CDS encoding CaiB/BaiF CoA transferase family protein; the encoded protein is MGSPELPEAKPATPLPLRGVRVVDVGNFLAGPYAASILGEFGAEVLKIEHPIAGDPMRRFGTPSPRADATLKWLSEGRNRKSVTIDLRQPEGVQLFLKLLAKSDVLIENFRPGTLEEWGLRWEDIRAANPKLVMLRVSGYGQTGPYRRRSGFAHIAQAFGGLNYLAGFPGETPVLPGTVPLGDYIASLFGAIGVLIALRHSEATGHGQVIDVGIYESVFRVLEEIAAVYGANGKIREREGSGSFVACPHGHFRTRDDKWIAIACTTDKMFERLAVAMDQPHLSSSSLYGDQRKRLAARDQVNQLVIDWVAARPREEVLRRCLEEEVPVGKVNSIADIFEDEQFAARGNLVRVTEDATGEVVVPGVVPTLSATPGRITNLGPTLGDATDQVLRDLLGLADAELKRLHTRKII
- a CDS encoding acyl-CoA dehydrogenase gives rise to the protein MTTDDLASWRGRSETVHDELASAQLLAAAATFDDAILTSDRPATIPALWHWFYFLPRAPHARLSPDGHPERGGFMPPVLLPRRMFAGSRMTFHAPLRLATPARRDGVIREVTMKDGKSGPLAFVTVGYRIWQDGVLCLEEEQDIVYREQGAPVAAPVPIALPVPPAHAITRDVTPDPRLLFRFSALTFNAHRIHYDREYATRVEQYPGLVVHGPLTAVLLANLVRQHTARELATFSFRGVAPLFDLAPFRLVAIPDGDTVTCQALGPDGRIALEATATLAPA
- a CDS encoding prolyl oligopeptidase family serine peptidase, translating into MRLTLRSLARVALVTVASASALPAQTAPRDTTDKFRWLEAMLGDSAMAWVRAENAKTSAILEKDPRYEGTYQAALAMAQAKDRLPYVSMIGGRLYNFWQDATHVRGIWRSTTMASYRTATPMWTTVLDLDALAASEKANWVWQGADCDSPGEQRCLVNLSDGGEDASTVREFDLVTKTFVRDGFQLSKGKQRVAWAGRDTLLVAREWQPGDLTTSGYAFIVKRVLRGQSLAQATELFRGSANDGGYGVTPYTLMDGQGHRASFILRPLSTFEFEHYLVRTNDVARLAMPAKARPVELFQGQVIVLLAEPWNEGTVTIPSGALAAFDVAKAQQTPTALAPVSVYAPGPRESVSGAAGTRAALLVGVDRNVQGTVQVFTRTASGVWAHRPMALPANVSTGVIAVDRSSAQAFVSVTGYLTPSSILLADAATATARPIKSLAPRFDASKAVVEQFEATSNDGTKVPYYVVHPKAMPLDGANPTILYAYGGFEVSLTPSYNANSGKLWVERGGAFVVANIRGGGEFGPAWHDAGLKTKRQVIYDDFAAVARDLIARKITSPRRLGIMGGSNGGLLMGVEMTQHPELFNAVDIQVPLLDMLRFEQIQAGSSWVGEYGSVSKPDERAFLASISPFHNLRPGVTYPTPLIWTTTKDDRVGPQHARKFAAKMADLGMPYLFYEVIEGGHGSGANAEQQAHTTALEYTYFMRQLMGGGGKVVP
- a CDS encoding erythromycin esterase family protein, whose translation is MLSLRCVLAAVLSVVGSSAASAQQLVNLGFETQGIGGRPSGWGLGGDGFELVADSVSPMEGRFSLRTRWIGPAGYTEDSRKFAVANQPFPVAVAAGRRLRLSGYIRTEGITTGFAGFWMRVDAPNGAAPLAFDNMASRGPRGTTPWTRHVIELPVDSGAGAIYLGLLHPGDGTAWFDSITVEVFGEPMPRTVLSYTPPPRTAEDMSRLLTDAELAVPRDSVVISEDSAYAGWMRKNARPIRSLGATDFSDLQFFKPLLNGKRIVQLGESGHGVAEFSLAKVRLIKYLHEEMDFDVMAFESSTFECDRARKNVQSLSALELMRACIFGVWHADEVVPLFEYIKETQRTTRPLILAGFDEQTSSLTANARPGVLRSLVSTIDTAYARHVYTTDSVFLANRRPEYAAANKDRLVAFYDSLAAFITTHRRAIEAAHRDDPNAAMVGRQAATSMTYFVRQLAAGPNREGTEIRDLGMANNLDFLRDELYPGKKIIVWAHNFHIQHRENTRATAADSSMATARTMGTWVAERHRRELYTIGLFMYRGTAAANDRRPYQIARSRTGSFESILHQASWRYAYVDFSRARRERGTEWMWNRITGLSWGTQPEQFVPRDEYDGVLFIDTVHTPRYR
- a CDS encoding DUF3427 domain-containing protein, translating into MLVDDREAVLRAIAEFDSLGREAFLAKYGFGRAREFFLFYNGRFYDSKAIVGAAHGVSSVSGVPLAASDFSGGEQTVKKTLNTLGFTVIRTRLSEVSPSGETRAVILTWNPDRWEWPDRSEVVRRFNGGESVRMRWSSGNTRTLPIGTRAFLLKQGAEPRGFVASGWTISSPFEAPHWDDELAAKGGTANYVEVLFDTVLADESEPLDPRNSEGALSQINWAIPSSGTSINGEAYLALETLWAARERHSFHPNRSYTRSDITRALGIEAKPSGDWLTGYHREGDEMFIFAAVNAAGRTGHDYQNEWLRSDRFRWFGTTNSKRTDAKIAPMLSREVTTHIFWRSLDRGPFTYAGVGVPVAVTDSVPIQIVWDVLDPSAADDSKLPEELDDSVGQYPVGAGRQVTVNKYERSRAARKECIAHYGAACLVCGFDFGIAYGAMGHGYIHVHHLVTMAELAKRFAETGVEYILDPVRDLRPVCANCHAMIHSRREPYAIEELRKLLT